From Caulobacter segnis, a single genomic window includes:
- a CDS encoding VOC family protein, with protein sequence MISPVRLAHIVFRTNQLQNMIDWYCTVLGAHVVFANDRIAFLTYDEEHHRIALIATQTFAPRAPSPSVGFYHSAFTYEGLEQLLATFDRLTGEGIKPWRTINHGPTISFYYADPDGNDVELQVDRFADARDAELWMAGEAFARNPIGIELDPEDLRRRLSSGEDVADIMRRDDEVLA encoded by the coding sequence ATGATCTCACCCGTTCGCCTCGCCCATATCGTCTTCAGGACGAACCAGCTCCAGAACATGATCGACTGGTACTGCACTGTCCTGGGGGCTCATGTCGTCTTCGCCAACGACCGGATCGCCTTCCTCACCTATGACGAGGAGCACCACCGGATCGCGCTGATCGCGACGCAGACCTTCGCGCCGCGCGCGCCATCACCCTCCGTCGGCTTCTACCATTCGGCCTTCACCTATGAAGGTCTCGAACAGCTCCTGGCCACCTTTGATCGTCTGACGGGCGAGGGGATTAAGCCCTGGCGGACCATCAACCACGGCCCGACGATCTCGTTCTACTATGCCGATCCGGACGGCAACGACGTCGAGCTCCAGGTCGACCGGTTCGCCGACGCGCGAGACGCCGAACTTTGGATGGCAGGGGAGGCCTTCGCGCGCAATCCGATCGGGATCGAGCTCGATCCTGAGGACCTCAGGCGCCGGCTGTCATCGGGCGAAGACGTCGCCGACATCATGCGCCGCGACGACGAGGTTTTGGCATGA
- a CDS encoding fumarylacetoacetate hydrolase family protein, whose protein sequence is MKLVSFVTAGTPSYGIYRDDGIVDAGARLSHYRDLASALTDIAALEALADAPADHDAASVTLLPPIPRSERIVCVGLNYKSHIAETGNDTPAHPILFARYPDSLVADGAPIVRPRVSERFDFEGELAVVIGKPGRHIQSERALEHVAGYACFNDGSVRDFQRHTSQFMPGKTFDRSGAFGPWLVTPDEAGGVNALQLTTRLNGEVVQQTGIDDLLFGVEALIAYVSQIWEVRPGDVIATGTTGGVGAVRKPPLWMKPGDTIEVEIDRLGTLTNTVIDEER, encoded by the coding sequence ATGAAACTCGTCAGCTTTGTCACCGCTGGCACGCCAAGCTACGGGATCTATCGGGATGATGGGATCGTCGACGCTGGTGCTCGGCTGTCGCACTATCGGGATCTTGCTTCGGCGCTCACGGACATCGCGGCGCTTGAGGCCCTGGCCGACGCGCCGGCGGACCATGACGCTGCGTCGGTCACGCTCTTGCCGCCCATTCCCCGGTCGGAGCGGATCGTCTGCGTCGGCCTCAACTATAAGAGCCATATCGCCGAGACCGGGAACGACACGCCGGCCCATCCGATCCTGTTCGCGCGCTACCCCGACTCCCTCGTCGCCGACGGCGCCCCGATCGTCAGGCCGCGCGTCTCGGAGCGGTTCGATTTCGAGGGCGAGCTGGCCGTGGTGATCGGCAAGCCCGGTCGCCACATCCAGTCCGAACGGGCGCTGGAGCATGTCGCGGGCTATGCCTGCTTTAACGACGGTTCGGTGCGCGACTTCCAACGCCACACGTCCCAGTTCATGCCGGGCAAGACCTTCGATCGCTCCGGCGCATTCGGGCCCTGGCTGGTCACCCCCGACGAGGCGGGGGGCGTGAACGCCCTGCAGCTGACAACTCGGCTCAACGGCGAGGTGGTGCAGCAGACGGGAATCGACGACCTCCTTTTTGGCGTTGAAGCGCTGATCGCCTACGTCTCCCAGATCTGGGAGGTCCGGCCCGGCGACGTGATCGCGACCGGCACCACCGGCGGGGTCGGCGCGGTGCGCAAGCCCCCACTTTGGATGAAGCCTGGCGATACCATCGAGGTCGAGATCGACCGGCTCGGCACGCTGACCAACACCGTCATCGACGAGGAGCGCTGA
- a CDS encoding MFS transporter yields the protein MSRPPKAVAVAGQDDNAMSPLRALILVVALMAALALSFMDRQILSLLVEPIKADLAISDTRFGMLQGLAFAIFYIGFGIPLGRLADRGSRRNLVIFGIALWSLMTMACGSAGSFAALFAWRAGVGIGEATLSPAAYSMIADAVPKRRLSLALGAYNMGVYLGSGLALLVGGALLDLFTRAELDLAALRDIAPWRLVFLAVGLPGLLLAGLMLLIREPRRTHYEPGAADVLPSIAETVRFIRGEWRLFASLILGFACHNTALYALLSWIPAFLGRHYHLAPAGVGGALGLATMGGGGLGLIIGGVISDRLFAAGRGDTPLLVGMLSMTGIAVATVWMIFAGSAGASSIAFGVVMVFVALPIGAAAAALQLVVPNRYRGQISALYLICISLAGLTIGPIGPPLIGDLVFHDPARIGEAIALTVGCAAVLSILLFLAGRPAYARRYAAIHLTNTAPSGDPS from the coding sequence GTGAGCCGCCCGCCGAAGGCCGTCGCGGTGGCAGGTCAGGACGACAACGCCATGTCCCCTCTGCGCGCCCTTATCCTCGTCGTCGCACTGATGGCGGCGCTCGCGCTTTCCTTCATGGACCGGCAGATCTTGTCGCTCCTCGTAGAGCCCATCAAGGCCGATCTTGCAATCAGCGACACCCGTTTTGGCATGCTGCAGGGCCTGGCTTTCGCTATCTTCTATATCGGTTTTGGCATCCCGCTCGGGCGGCTCGCCGATCGCGGCAGTCGGCGCAACCTCGTCATTTTCGGCATCGCGCTGTGGAGCCTGATGACTATGGCTTGCGGCTCGGCGGGATCCTTCGCGGCGCTGTTCGCTTGGCGGGCGGGCGTGGGGATCGGTGAAGCGACATTGTCGCCGGCGGCTTATTCGATGATCGCCGACGCCGTGCCTAAGCGCCGTCTGTCGCTTGCGCTCGGGGCCTATAATATGGGCGTCTATCTCGGATCGGGCCTGGCGCTTCTGGTCGGCGGGGCGTTGCTCGACCTCTTCACGCGCGCCGAGCTGGATCTTGCGGCGCTGCGCGACATCGCGCCCTGGCGCCTGGTCTTTCTCGCCGTGGGCCTACCCGGGCTCTTGCTCGCCGGCCTGATGCTGTTGATCCGCGAACCGCGGCGAACCCATTACGAACCCGGCGCGGCGGACGTGCTGCCCAGTATCGCCGAGACCGTGCGCTTCATCAGAGGCGAGTGGCGACTGTTCGCCAGCCTCATCCTCGGCTTTGCCTGTCACAACACTGCGCTGTACGCGCTGCTCAGCTGGATCCCGGCCTTTCTCGGGCGCCATTACCATTTGGCGCCGGCTGGGGTTGGCGGCGCGCTCGGCCTGGCCACCATGGGCGGCGGCGGCCTTGGCCTGATCATCGGCGGGGTCATCAGCGACCGCCTGTTCGCGGCCGGTCGCGGCGACACGCCGCTTTTGGTGGGCATGCTGTCGATGACCGGTATCGCGGTGGCGACGGTCTGGATGATCTTTGCGGGCAGCGCGGGAGCCTCATCCATCGCGTTCGGCGTGGTGATGGTCTTCGTCGCCTTGCCGATCGGCGCTGCGGCCGCCGCTTTGCAGCTGGTCGTCCCGAACCGTTACCGCGGCCAGATCTCGGCGCTTTACCTCATCTGTATCTCGCTTGCGGGGCTGACCATCGGGCCGATCGGCCCGCCGCTGATCGGCGACCTCGTCTTCCATGATCCGGCCCGGATCGGCGAGGCCATCGCGCTGACCGTGGGCTGCGCCGCGGTCCTCTCCATCCTGCTCTTCCTGGCCGGCAGGCCCGCCTATGCGCGCCGCTACGCCGCCATCCACCTTACGAACACCGCACCGTCAGGAGACCCGTCATGA
- a CDS encoding NAD(P)H-quinone oxidoreductase produces the protein MTPSPSMMRAVEIHDADGHFMLAETTRPVPSPGPGEVLIRVRAAGVNGHDVHQLHNGGHPIRPGETDLPGLEVAGEIVSAGTDASRWSTGNRVCALLRGGGYAEYAIAPAGNCLPAPEGLSWAQAAVLPETFFTVWSNVFLDCALGQNESFLMNGGTSGIGVAAIQIASTLGRRVFATARGPEKARLCVELGAERGIDYETEDFAAVILDVTDHRGVDVILDIVGGDYLDKDLQAMAEGGRLVFIGAARGFTTQVDLRKIVRKRLRVGGSLLRPRPDAFKARVAADLEALVWPHIVAGRIKPMLDRTYPLAEAARALEDLEARRQIGKIALIVAEDEK, from the coding sequence ATGACCCCGTCGCCTTCCATGATGCGCGCTGTCGAGATCCACGACGCAGACGGCCATTTCATGCTCGCCGAGACGACGCGTCCTGTCCCGTCGCCGGGACCCGGCGAGGTTCTGATCCGAGTGCGGGCGGCGGGCGTCAATGGCCATGATGTTCACCAGCTCCACAATGGCGGCCATCCCATCCGCCCCGGTGAAACCGACCTGCCGGGCCTTGAGGTCGCAGGCGAGATCGTCTCGGCCGGGACCGATGCCTCGCGCTGGTCGACCGGGAACCGGGTCTGTGCGCTTCTGCGTGGCGGCGGCTATGCCGAATATGCGATCGCGCCGGCTGGCAACTGTCTGCCGGCGCCCGAAGGCCTGAGTTGGGCGCAAGCGGCGGTGCTGCCGGAGACCTTCTTTACGGTCTGGAGCAATGTCTTCCTCGACTGCGCGCTCGGACAAAACGAGTCCTTCCTGATGAATGGCGGCACGAGTGGCATCGGCGTCGCCGCCATCCAGATCGCCTCGACCCTTGGCCGCCGCGTGTTCGCCACGGCGCGGGGGCCTGAGAAGGCCCGTCTGTGCGTCGAGCTCGGGGCCGAACGCGGGATCGACTACGAGACTGAGGATTTCGCCGCCGTCATCCTGGACGTCACCGATCACAGGGGGGTGGACGTCATCCTCGACATTGTCGGCGGCGACTATCTCGACAAGGACCTACAGGCGATGGCCGAGGGCGGACGCCTGGTGTTCATCGGCGCGGCGCGCGGCTTCACGACGCAGGTCGATCTGCGCAAGATCGTCCGCAAGAGGCTCCGCGTCGGCGGCAGCCTGCTGCGCCCGCGTCCCGACGCCTTCAAGGCGCGCGTGGCCGCCGACCTCGAAGCATTGGTCTGGCCCCATATCGTGGCGGGCCGCATCAAGCCGATGCTGGACCGGACTTATCCGCTCGCCGAGGCGGCACGCGCCCTCGAAGATCTCGAGGCGCGGCGGCAGATCGGCAAGATCGCGCTGATCGTCGCGGAGGATGAGAAGTGA
- a CDS encoding FAD-dependent monooxygenase: MSIEQLDLLIVGAGPAGLLASIIASSIGLTHQVIERRTGLHTEPSAHVLKTHSMEVYRRIGVADKILEQSTPVELQQCITWCESVGGLHYGQLSLAGKKGRVPRFTEISPGHSANLPQSLLEPILHRRAAFMAGRDPVAFGAAFRSLVQDGEGVTATVERAEGTSQIKARYVIGADGAGSRVRRSVGIAMEGPQALAHFLAIHIKSDMTEALKRGPGVLFFVRTPTREGFFIMHQPIGSQVFMMRFDPEATPFESFDEAQCRAIVEEVMGCPHDFTISAIDRWAMSAQVAERYREGRVVLVGDAGHRFPPTGGLGLNTGVEDVENLIWKVAAVIRGQAGDSLIDSYETECRPVAIRNTNQSVNNHVRMREVAMAIGAEEPPEAFAAVIAALRADPAHPRFEAIRTAVDAQMPHFAFLEMEMASMAENGAFLPAERAIAEPVEAVEGYRPSFRPGGQMPHLWVEPGVSTIDLLHFDRFTLFAPSQDAELWREAATSLDAPMAVQVVAIDATMRSERVSAADFWGGQPFAILVRPDGRIAWVEPETGQTRRDQLAAALSCVLGRPLQSSVTKVA; this comes from the coding sequence ATGTCGATTGAACAGCTTGATCTTCTTATTGTCGGGGCCGGGCCGGCCGGATTGCTGGCCTCGATCATCGCTTCTTCCATCGGCCTGACGCACCAAGTCATCGAGCGCCGGACTGGCCTGCACACGGAGCCTTCGGCCCATGTGCTTAAGACCCACAGCATGGAAGTCTACCGCCGCATCGGCGTGGCGGACAAAATTCTGGAACAGAGCACGCCGGTCGAACTGCAGCAGTGCATCACCTGGTGTGAAAGCGTCGGCGGCCTGCACTATGGCCAGCTCAGCCTGGCCGGCAAGAAGGGGCGCGTGCCGCGCTTCACCGAGATCAGTCCGGGCCATTCGGCCAACCTGCCCCAAAGCCTGCTCGAGCCCATCCTCCACCGTCGCGCGGCCTTCATGGCCGGGCGCGATCCAGTAGCGTTCGGCGCGGCGTTCCGGTCGCTCGTCCAAGACGGCGAGGGCGTGACGGCGACGGTGGAACGGGCCGAGGGGACATCGCAAATCAAGGCCCGTTATGTCATCGGGGCAGACGGTGCGGGAAGCCGCGTTCGCCGCTCAGTCGGCATCGCAATGGAGGGGCCCCAGGCGCTGGCCCACTTCCTGGCGATCCACATCAAGTCGGACATGACCGAGGCGTTGAAACGCGGGCCGGGCGTGCTGTTCTTCGTGCGGACGCCGACCCGCGAAGGCTTCTTCATCATGCACCAGCCGATCGGCTCCCAGGTTTTCATGATGCGGTTCGACCCGGAGGCGACGCCGTTCGAGAGCTTCGACGAGGCTCAGTGCCGGGCGATCGTCGAGGAGGTGATGGGCTGTCCCCATGACTTCACCATTTCGGCCATCGACCGTTGGGCGATGTCGGCGCAGGTAGCCGAGCGCTACCGAGAGGGCAGGGTTGTCCTCGTCGGAGACGCCGGCCACCGTTTCCCCCCCACGGGAGGCCTGGGCCTGAACACCGGGGTCGAGGATGTCGAGAACCTGATCTGGAAAGTCGCGGCGGTGATCCGGGGTCAGGCCGGCGACAGTTTGATCGACAGCTATGAGACGGAGTGCCGTCCTGTTGCGATCCGCAACACCAACCAGTCCGTCAACAACCATGTCCGCATGCGCGAAGTCGCCATGGCGATCGGCGCCGAGGAACCGCCCGAGGCGTTCGCCGCGGTGATCGCGGCGCTGCGCGCCGATCCGGCCCATCCCAGGTTCGAGGCCATCCGCACGGCGGTCGACGCTCAGATGCCGCATTTCGCGTTCCTCGAGATGGAGATGGCCTCGATGGCCGAGAACGGCGCCTTCCTGCCGGCCGAGCGCGCCATCGCCGAGCCGGTCGAGGCGGTCGAGGGATATCGGCCGAGTTTCCGCCCTGGGGGGCAGATGCCCCATCTGTGGGTCGAGCCGGGCGTCTCGACCATCGATCTTCTCCATTTCGACCGGTTCACCCTGTTCGCGCCGTCACAGGACGCCGAACTCTGGCGGGAGGCCGCCACGAGCCTTGACGCGCCGATGGCGGTTCAGGTCGTCGCGATCGATGCGACGATGCGAAGCGAACGGGTCAGCGCCGCTGATTTCTGGGGTGGCCAGCCTTTTGCGATCCTCGTGCGTCCCGATGGTCGGATCGCATGGGTCGAGCCTGAGACCGGGCAGACCAGGCGCGATCAGCTTGCCGCCGCGCTCTCTTGCGTCCTCGGCCGACCGCTCCAGTCCTCCGTCACGAAAGTCGCTTGA
- a CDS encoding GntR family transcriptional regulator has protein sequence MSTRVEAVTLKLREMIIARELQPGSRVPERDLAEAFGVSRTPVRVALSILEAEGLVTSEPNRGFVVNAFSIEDVLSAFDVRGALEGLAARTAVERGLGDDALATLRACVAEGEALVAGGLCGADDMRRWSASNDVFHSTIMNAAGLSTLLKVHAFLAKMPLVAPVAILFTNDRHDDAHARMVDAHTDHVHILNAVSRGQSARAEDLMREHIHRSRDHLSRLLTSGRAALSAEPVVLRRRKKQTHVD, from the coding sequence ATGTCGACCCGTGTCGAAGCCGTCACCCTGAAACTGCGCGAGATGATTATCGCGCGCGAGCTTCAGCCGGGATCACGGGTGCCGGAGCGCGATCTGGCCGAGGCGTTCGGCGTGTCGCGCACGCCCGTGCGGGTGGCGCTCAGCATTCTCGAAGCCGAAGGTCTCGTCACCAGCGAGCCCAATCGCGGGTTCGTCGTCAACGCGTTCAGCATCGAGGACGTGCTGTCAGCCTTCGATGTTCGCGGCGCGCTGGAGGGGCTGGCTGCGCGCACGGCGGTCGAACGCGGGCTCGGCGACGACGCTCTGGCGACCCTTCGCGCCTGTGTCGCCGAAGGCGAGGCGCTCGTGGCCGGCGGGCTTTGCGGCGCTGACGACATGCGGCGCTGGTCGGCGTCGAATGACGTCTTCCACAGCACGATCATGAACGCGGCGGGGCTCAGCACGCTTCTGAAGGTCCACGCTTTTCTGGCGAAGATGCCGCTGGTCGCCCCCGTGGCGATCCTCTTCACCAACGATCGGCACGACGACGCCCATGCGCGGATGGTCGATGCCCACACCGACCACGTGCACATCCTGAACGCGGTGAGCCGCGGGCAATCGGCCCGCGCCGAGGACCTGATGCGTGAGCACATCCATCGCTCGCGCGATCATCTCTCCCGCCTTTTGACGTCGGGCCGCGCTGCGCTTTCCGCCGAGCCTGTCGTGCTCCGACGAAGGAAAAAACAGACCCATGTCGATTGA
- a CDS encoding TonB-dependent receptor yields MGVSTLAIAAQAIAASPASAQAAGSVSAPPAQDQALSTTLEDIVVTANKRSERLQDVPISVVALTPKVLAETGVVSTVQLQQTVPGISFSPSGEAKLNSFYIRGVGTYALSAALESSVGVTVDGVPLARVGGSISDLVDIQRVEVLKGPQGMLFGKNATAGLIGVVTQKPELGVSGGQANLSYGSFNELNVDAALNVPIGDKAAIRLTAWRFGHDGFVHDLNGRDYSDKNSYGARLGLTFEPTDALRLTLIGQADGRDEHGVAFTYREFTNTAPFGSVVEAYETSRGIVPSANNLVADPGTTPKSFARNYYVTALADLDLPGGYTLSSVTSYRNLFTSGQMDPWLSNSPLIKINQLTDDERYDQFTQELRIASPVDRPLSFVAGLFYYDFSINDVQNQAFFGVPVPGSSNYPRRNTVHNTLRNIAAFGEATYRFTPKFRIVAGVRQSNDRVTGSFDRSRTGPDSGVVPATVPIFSFTPKPITYDATSYRVGAQFDVAPSIMIYGTASRGYKAPGFNLTQSLTPGAIVNDARVEAEIVKSYEIGVKSQFFDRRLTVNIAAFDSTFSNFQTTVGLPVSPPVFVIQNAGALKSSGVEFEISARPTSGLSLGLNGAYIDARYTDFNNAACYPNEPTLPAGSALQPGFCVGGVQTLNGFPLAQSPKWSFNLSARYERVLWTGWKGFVGGNYAYRGKTWYEANRNPREVQDGYGFVNLSTGVGPEDGRWSVSAYARNVTGENFVARVRNNFNSYYQLPAYEAQRRYGVQLSASF; encoded by the coding sequence ATGGGCGTAAGCACGCTGGCGATCGCCGCGCAGGCCATTGCCGCATCACCGGCGTCGGCCCAGGCGGCCGGTTCAGTGAGCGCGCCGCCTGCGCAGGATCAGGCCCTGTCGACGACGCTTGAGGACATCGTGGTGACCGCGAACAAGCGCTCGGAGCGGTTGCAGGACGTCCCGATCTCGGTCGTGGCGCTCACCCCCAAGGTTCTCGCCGAGACGGGTGTCGTCAGCACGGTTCAACTTCAGCAGACCGTGCCGGGCATCTCTTTCTCGCCGTCGGGTGAAGCCAAGCTCAACAGCTTCTACATCCGCGGCGTCGGCACCTATGCGCTAAGCGCGGCGCTGGAGTCGTCGGTTGGTGTCACCGTCGACGGCGTGCCGCTCGCGCGCGTGGGCGGCAGCATCTCCGACCTGGTCGATATCCAGCGCGTGGAGGTGCTGAAAGGCCCGCAAGGCATGTTGTTCGGCAAGAACGCCACCGCCGGCCTGATCGGTGTCGTGACCCAAAAGCCCGAGCTCGGCGTCAGCGGCGGACAGGCCAATCTAAGCTATGGCTCGTTCAATGAGCTCAATGTCGATGCGGCGCTGAACGTTCCGATCGGCGATAAGGCCGCCATCCGATTGACTGCCTGGCGGTTCGGCCATGACGGCTTTGTCCATGACCTGAATGGCCGCGACTACAGCGATAAGAACAGCTACGGCGCCCGGCTCGGCCTGACGTTCGAGCCGACCGACGCCTTGCGCCTAACCCTGATCGGTCAGGCGGACGGACGGGACGAACACGGCGTGGCCTTCACCTACCGTGAATTCACCAATACCGCCCCGTTCGGCTCCGTCGTCGAGGCCTATGAAACCTCCCGGGGCATCGTACCGTCGGCGAACAATCTCGTGGCCGATCCCGGGACGACGCCCAAGTCGTTCGCACGCAACTACTATGTCACGGCGCTGGCCGACCTTGACCTTCCCGGCGGCTATACGCTCTCGTCGGTCACCTCCTACCGCAACCTCTTCACCAGCGGTCAGATGGATCCGTGGCTATCGAACTCGCCGCTGATCAAGATCAACCAACTGACCGACGACGAGCGCTACGACCAGTTCACCCAGGAACTGCGGATCGCCTCGCCGGTCGACCGGCCGCTCAGCTTTGTGGCGGGGCTGTTTTACTACGACTTCAGTATCAACGACGTGCAGAACCAGGCCTTCTTCGGCGTGCCCGTGCCCGGTTCGTCCAACTATCCGCGGCGAAACACCGTCCACAACACTCTGCGCAATATCGCCGCCTTTGGTGAAGCGACCTACCGCTTTACACCAAAGTTCCGCATCGTCGCCGGTGTCCGGCAATCCAACGACCGCGTCACCGGTTCTTTCGATCGCTCTAGGACCGGGCCCGATTCCGGTGTCGTCCCGGCGACCGTGCCGATCTTCTCGTTCACGCCAAAGCCGATCACCTATGACGCCACTTCGTATCGCGTCGGGGCCCAGTTCGACGTCGCCCCGTCCATCATGATCTACGGCACGGCGTCACGCGGCTATAAGGCTCCGGGCTTCAATCTCACTCAATCGCTGACGCCCGGCGCGATCGTCAACGACGCCAGGGTCGAGGCCGAAATCGTCAAATCCTATGAGATCGGCGTCAAGTCGCAGTTCTTCGACCGTCGTCTGACCGTCAACATCGCTGCCTTCGATTCGACCTTTAGCAACTTCCAGACCACGGTTGGCCTGCCCGTCAGTCCGCCGGTGTTCGTGATCCAGAACGCTGGCGCGCTGAAGTCCAGCGGCGTCGAATTCGAGATCTCCGCGCGTCCGACCAGTGGGCTCTCGCTCGGGCTGAACGGCGCCTATATCGACGCGCGCTATACCGACTTCAACAACGCCGCCTGTTATCCCAACGAACCGACTTTGCCGGCAGGCAGTGCGCTCCAGCCCGGCTTCTGTGTCGGCGGCGTTCAGACGCTCAACGGCTTCCCTCTGGCCCAGTCGCCCAAGTGGAGTTTCAATCTCTCGGCGCGCTACGAGCGGGTGCTCTGGACCGGCTGGAAGGGCTTTGTCGGCGGCAACTACGCCTATCGTGGCAAGACCTGGTACGAGGCCAACCGCAACCCAAGAGAAGTTCAGGACGGCTATGGCTTCGTCAATCTGAGCACCGGCGTCGGGCCGGAAGATGGGCGCTGGTCGGTGTCAGCCTATGCCCGCAACGTGACGGGCGAGAACTTCGTCGCCCGGGTCCGTAACAACTTCAACAGCTACTACCAGCTGCCGGCCTATGAGGCGCAGCGGCGCTACGGCGTCCAACTATCGGCGTCGTTTTGA